From a region of the Deinococcus terrestris genome:
- a CDS encoding HAD family hydrolase gives MTQRDLLSPERLRGVLLDVDGTLADSNLAHARAWSAALADEGFEKTPEEVFPLIGMGGDKLVPELTGLDAESEQGQRLTDGWVRHFRTLISNLRSTPGARALIEGLRARGLRVVLATSGEAEIVDALLRQIGLDDLKLERVSSSDVENSKPDPDLVKAGLHTLALPAGAALMVGDTPYDAEAARKAGVPCILLRCGGHPGVEGHDPLHDDPQALLAALDEEFPVE, from the coding sequence ATGACCCAACGTGACCTGCTGAGCCCGGAACGCCTGCGCGGCGTTCTCCTCGACGTGGACGGCACCCTGGCCGACTCCAATCTGGCGCACGCTCGCGCGTGGTCAGCGGCGCTGGCCGACGAGGGGTTCGAAAAGACCCCAGAGGAGGTCTTTCCCCTGATCGGCATGGGCGGCGACAAGCTGGTGCCCGAGCTGACCGGGCTGGATGCCGAGAGCGAGCAGGGCCAGCGCCTGACGGACGGCTGGGTCCGGCACTTCCGGACCCTGATTTCCAACCTGCGCTCCACCCCCGGTGCCCGCGCCCTGATCGAGGGACTGCGGGCACGCGGCCTGCGGGTGGTCCTGGCGACCAGCGGCGAGGCCGAGATCGTGGACGCGCTGCTGCGGCAGATCGGGCTGGACGACCTGAAGCTGGAGCGCGTCAGCAGCAGCGACGTGGAGAACAGCAAGCCCGACCCGGACCTCGTGAAGGCCGGGCTGCACACCCTGGCCCTGCCCGCCGGGGCCGCGTTGATGGTCGGCGACACCCCCTACGACGCGGAAGCGGCACGCAAGGCCGGGGTGCCCTGTATTTTGCTGCGCTGCGGGGGCCATCCGGGGGTGGAGGGGCACGACCCCCTCCACGACGATCCGCAGGCGCTGCTGGCCGCGCTGGACGAGGAGTTCCCGGTGGAGTGA
- a CDS encoding type IV pilus twitching motility protein PilT produces MTLDELLREMVSRRASDVHLQVGSPPVGRLNGGLIPFGEEVLMPADTSALAQAILSPEQWEDVGYGQEIDLAYSVPGLGRFRCNVFKQRGVIGIVMRTVNEHIPSFDTLGLPADVLRSLADMPRGLVLVTGPTGSGKSTTLAALIDHINRTHARHIITIEDPIEYLHRHGKSLVVQREIGPDTRDFRTALKYALRQDPDVIMIGEMRDKDTVEAALSAAQTGHLVLSTLHTQDAIRSVNRIIDFFPPHERGQVRVQLAESLVGIVSQRLLSRADGAGRVVGTEILLNTPLIQDYIKDEDKTPLIKSALMEDNIRGMHTFDQHLVQLYQHGLIHMDEALAAATSPHEVRLMVTRAGAGF; encoded by the coding sequence CTGACCCTCGACGAGCTGCTGCGCGAGATGGTCTCCCGCCGGGCGTCGGACGTTCACCTTCAGGTCGGCAGCCCCCCGGTCGGAAGGCTGAACGGGGGGCTGATTCCCTTCGGGGAGGAGGTGCTGATGCCCGCCGACACCTCGGCGCTCGCGCAGGCCATCCTGTCCCCGGAGCAGTGGGAGGACGTGGGCTACGGGCAGGAGATCGACCTCGCCTACAGCGTGCCGGGGCTGGGCCGCTTCCGCTGCAACGTGTTCAAGCAGCGCGGGGTGATTGGCATCGTGATGCGGACGGTGAACGAACATATCCCCAGCTTCGACACGCTGGGGCTGCCCGCCGACGTGCTGCGCTCGCTGGCCGACATGCCGCGTGGCCTCGTCCTCGTGACCGGGCCGACGGGCAGCGGCAAAAGCACCACGCTCGCGGCGCTGATCGACCACATCAACCGCACACACGCCCGGCACATCATCACCATCGAAGACCCTATCGAGTACCTGCACCGCCACGGCAAGAGCCTCGTGGTGCAGCGCGAGATCGGCCCCGATACGCGCGACTTCCGCACGGCGCTGAAGTACGCGCTGCGCCAGGACCCCGACGTGATCATGATCGGCGAGATGCGCGACAAGGACACGGTAGAAGCCGCGCTCTCGGCGGCGCAGACGGGGCACCTCGTGCTCTCCACCCTCCACACCCAGGACGCCATCCGCAGCGTCAACCGCATCATCGACTTCTTTCCGCCGCACGAGCGGGGTCAGGTGCGGGTGCAGCTCGCGGAGTCGCTCGTCGGGATCGTGAGCCAGCGTCTGCTCTCGCGGGCCGACGGGGCGGGGCGGGTGGTGGGCACGGAAATCCTGCTCAACACCCCCCTGATTCAGGACTACATCAAGGACGAGGACAAGACCCCGCTGATCAAGAGTGCCCTGATGGAAGACAACATCCGGGGGATGCATACCTTCGACCAGCACCTCGTGCAGCTCTATCAGCACGGGCTGATTCACATGGACGAGGCGCTCGCGGCGGCGACCAGCCCGCACGAGGTCCGCTTGATGGTGACGCGGGCGGGAGCGGGGTTCTAG
- a CDS encoding septum site-determining protein MinC, whose translation MKLRGTLGGMNLLLEPGDTAGTVAQALAPRAELLAAHVTLEVAGDADPAALEAALAAIREAGGTPGRVRAPRVTVAAPTAEGEEEGSARTVILPHGVRAGFRGEYRGSVVILGDVNPGAEIVAGGDVIVMGALRGVVHAGYGGNVGAIVWARPIASAQIRIGDAVARAPEGGGLGNMKRLEGNEGAELARLQGGTIVIEAHR comes from the coding sequence ATGAAGCTTCGCGGCACGCTCGGCGGCATGAACCTCCTTCTCGAACCGGGCGACACCGCCGGGACCGTGGCGCAGGCCCTGGCCCCCCGCGCCGAACTGCTCGCCGCCCACGTCACCCTGGAGGTGGCCGGAGACGCTGACCCCGCCGCCCTGGAAGCTGCGCTCGCCGCGATTCGTGAGGCCGGGGGCACGCCGGGCCGCGTCCGGGCACCCCGCGTGACCGTGGCCGCCCCCACCGCCGAGGGCGAGGAGGAGGGCAGCGCCCGAACGGTGATCTTGCCCCACGGCGTCCGCGCGGGCTTCCGGGGCGAGTACCGGGGCAGCGTGGTGATCCTGGGCGACGTGAATCCGGGCGCCGAGATCGTCGCGGGCGGGGACGTGATCGTGATGGGAGCGCTACGAGGGGTGGTGCATGCCGGATACGGCGGCAACGTGGGCGCCATCGTGTGGGCACGGCCCATCGCCTCAGCGCAGATTCGCATCGGGGACGCCGTGGCCCGCGCCCCCGAAGGCGGCGGCCTGGGCAACATGAAGCGGCTGGAGGGCAACGAGGGTGCAGAACTGGCCCGCTTGCAGGGCGGCACCATCGTGATTGAGGCGCACCGTTAG
- the panC gene encoding pantoate--beta-alanine ligase, translating into MTPTLLRDPAEVRSALAGRGRVGFVPTMGYLHEGHAELIRRARAECEMVVVSVFVNPTQFGPGEDLSRYPRDLEGDLALAGGAGADVLFHPEAEAMYPPGYATTVRVGGVAGPLEGESRPGHFDGVATVVLKLLNLVGPDRAYFGEKDWQQLAVVRRMVRDLSVPVEIVGVPTVREASGLALSSRNSYLSPEQRARASVLSRALRAVQAAAASGERDTGALRQSGLAVLAEEPDLTVDYLAVVDGDMRERPAVENDSMTRVLVAARLFGVRLIDNMPLFPELEATPAC; encoded by the coding sequence TTGACCCCCACGCTGCTGCGCGACCCCGCCGAGGTGCGCTCAGCGTTGGCCGGGCGGGGCCGGGTGGGGTTCGTCCCCACGATGGGCTACCTGCACGAGGGCCACGCCGAACTCATTCGCCGTGCCCGCGCCGAGTGCGAGATGGTGGTGGTCAGCGTGTTCGTGAACCCCACCCAGTTCGGCCCGGGCGAGGACCTGTCGCGCTATCCCCGTGATCTGGAGGGCGACCTCGCGCTGGCAGGCGGGGCGGGGGCCGACGTGCTGTTTCACCCGGAGGCGGAGGCGATGTACCCCCCCGGCTACGCGACCACCGTGCGGGTGGGGGGCGTGGCCGGGCCACTGGAGGGCGAGTCGCGCCCCGGCCACTTCGACGGGGTGGCGACGGTGGTGCTCAAACTGCTGAACCTCGTGGGGCCGGACCGGGCCTACTTCGGGGAAAAGGACTGGCAGCAGCTCGCGGTGGTGCGGCGGATGGTGCGCGACCTCTCGGTGCCCGTCGAGATCGTGGGCGTACCCACCGTGCGCGAGGCGTCGGGGCTGGCCCTGAGCAGCCGCAACAGCTACCTCTCGCCGGAGCAGCGGGCGCGGGCCAGCGTGCTCTCGCGGGCGCTGCGGGCGGTGCAGGCGGCGGCGGCCTCGGGCGAGCGGGACACGGGGGCGCTGCGGCAATCGGGGCTGGCGGTGCTGGCGGAGGAGCCGGACCTCACGGTCGATTACCTCGCGGTCGTGGACGGTGACATGCGCGAAAGACCCGCCGTGGAGAATGACTCCATGACCCGCGTGCTCGTGGCCGCCCGGCTGTTCGGCGTCCGGCTGATCGACAACATGCCCCTCTTTCCCGAGCTGGAGGCGACCCCCGCGTGCTGA
- a CDS encoding type II secretion system F family protein, translating into MPVYEYRVRDRSGKVLKSQMEAETERQVRDALRAKNVFIVEIKPPKTGLNADVKIPGLSDRPPGLKQVAVFSKQLATLINAGVPLVQSLAILQKQIEHKTFQGIVASIRTDVEGGTPLSEAIVKHPKVFNRLYVNLVRAGETSGTLDAILERIAAFQEKELALRGKIKSAMTYPVMVLVFALGITYFLLTTIVPQFAGILAQLNAPLPFITRMLMAVSDFLKSSGPLIFLGIAVIVVAYRYIYKTPKGRHTIDDIKLRLPVFGNLLQKSAIASFARTFGLLISSGVNIIESLEITKGTANNAIVEETIENAKNVVMVGEPMSASLATSKVFPPMVVSMVSIGEETGALDSMLGKVGDFYDREVDEAVESLTAAIEPLMIVFLGAIVGTIVAGMFLPMFSIIGQLSQ; encoded by the coding sequence ATGCCGGTCTACGAATACCGCGTCCGGGACCGCTCCGGGAAGGTCCTGAAGTCCCAGATGGAGGCCGAGACCGAGCGGCAGGTCCGCGACGCCCTGCGGGCCAAGAACGTCTTTATCGTCGAGATCAAGCCCCCCAAGACAGGCCTCAACGCCGACGTCAAGATTCCGGGCCTGAGCGACCGCCCCCCTGGCCTCAAGCAGGTGGCAGTCTTTTCCAAGCAGCTCGCCACGCTGATCAACGCGGGCGTGCCGCTGGTGCAGTCACTCGCCATCCTGCAAAAGCAGATCGAGCACAAGACCTTTCAGGGCATCGTGGCGAGCATTCGCACCGACGTAGAGGGCGGCACGCCGCTCAGCGAGGCCATCGTCAAGCACCCCAAGGTCTTTAACCGCCTGTATGTCAACCTCGTGCGGGCGGGCGAGACAAGCGGCACGCTGGACGCCATTCTGGAGCGCATCGCGGCCTTCCAGGAAAAGGAACTCGCCCTGCGCGGCAAGATCAAGAGCGCGATGACCTACCCGGTCATGGTGCTGGTCTTTGCGCTGGGCATCACGTACTTCCTGTTGACCACCATCGTGCCGCAGTTCGCGGGGATTCTGGCGCAGCTCAACGCGCCGCTGCCCTTCATCACCCGAATGCTGATGGCGGTGTCGGACTTTCTGAAAAGTTCGGGGCCGCTGATTTTCCTGGGAATCGCCGTGATCGTGGTGGCGTACCGCTACATCTACAAGACACCCAAGGGCCGCCACACCATCGACGACATCAAGCTGCGGCTGCCGGTGTTCGGCAACCTGCTGCAAAAGAGCGCCATCGCGTCCTTCGCCCGCACCTTCGGCCTCCTGATCAGCAGCGGCGTGAACATCATCGAGAGCCTGGAAATTACCAAGGGCACCGCCAATAACGCCATCGTGGAAGAGACCATCGAGAACGCCAAGAACGTCGTGATGGTGGGCGAGCCGATGAGCGCGAGCCTGGCGACGAGCAAGGTCTTCCCACCGATGGTCGTCAGCATGGTGTCGATCGGTGAGGAGACCGGCGCCCTGGATTCCATGCTGGGCAAGGTGGGCGACTTCTACGACCGCGAGGTGGACGAGGCTGTCGAGAGCCTGACCGCCGCCATCGAACCGTTGATGATCGTTTTTCTGGGGGCCATTGTGGGCACCATCGTGGCGGGGATGTTTCTGCCGATGTTCTCGATCATCGGTCAGCTCAGCCAGTGA
- a CDS encoding alpha-amylase family glycosyl hydrolase translates to MTQPSSSQQPGELKWWQRGTIYQIYPRSFQDDSGDGVGDLRGITRRLPYVASLGVEAVWLSPIFVSPMRDFGYDVADYCDIDPLFGTLSDFDALVEEAHRLGLKVMLDYVPNHTSSDHAWFREALTGRGSAKRDWYVWRDPAPDGGPPNNWKSHFGGPAWTLDEASGQYYLHQFLPSQPDLNWSNPDVQAAMLEVLRFWMRRGVDGFRVDVLNLLAEDERFLDEPINPEWRPGMIEYAQTLHIYTNDQPQTLRYVRRMREVLDEFGDRMMVGEIYLPTERLLRYSGTPEEPLAHLPFNFHLIQMPWDAREIRAFVDGYDAACREAHSWPNWVLGNHDQHRFKTRVGADQYRVAQTLLLTLRGTPTVYYGDEIGMENVPVPFEQMVDPAGLQQPDVPSASRDPERTPMQWDASPNAGFAPEEVTPWLPVAENFREVNVAAQEADPASDLHYFRALTRLRREHPALVGGEYRSLDTGHADVFAFERTLEGARLAVLLNFGGEARAVKVGPGETLLSSLGDRPEAGADLRSNEARIVRLA, encoded by the coding sequence ATGACACAGCCTTCCTCCAGTCAGCAGCCCGGCGAACTGAAGTGGTGGCAGCGCGGCACCATCTACCAGATCTACCCCCGGTCCTTTCAGGACGATTCCGGCGACGGGGTGGGCGACCTGCGCGGGATCACCCGGCGGCTGCCCTATGTCGCCTCGCTCGGGGTGGAGGCGGTGTGGCTCTCCCCCATCTTCGTGTCGCCCATGCGCGACTTCGGGTACGACGTGGCCGACTACTGCGACATCGACCCGCTGTTCGGCACGCTCTCAGACTTCGACGCGCTGGTGGAGGAAGCGCACCGCCTGGGCCTGAAGGTCATGCTGGACTACGTGCCCAACCACACGTCGAGCGACCATGCGTGGTTCCGGGAGGCGCTGACGGGGCGGGGAAGCGCAAAACGCGATTGGTACGTCTGGCGCGACCCGGCCCCGGACGGCGGCCCCCCGAACAACTGGAAGTCGCACTTCGGCGGCCCGGCGTGGACGCTGGACGAAGCGAGCGGGCAGTATTACCTTCACCAGTTCCTGCCCTCGCAGCCGGACCTCAACTGGAGTAACCCTGACGTGCAGGCCGCCATGCTGGAGGTGCTGCGCTTCTGGATGCGGCGGGGGGTGGACGGGTTCCGGGTGGACGTGCTGAACCTCTTGGCCGAGGACGAGCGTTTTCTGGACGAGCCGATCAACCCCGAGTGGCGCCCCGGCATGATCGAGTACGCGCAGACGCTGCACATCTACACCAACGACCAGCCCCAGACCCTGCGCTACGTGCGGAGGATGCGCGAGGTGCTCGACGAGTTTGGCGACCGGATGATGGTGGGTGAGATCTACCTCCCCACCGAGCGGCTGCTGCGCTACAGCGGCACGCCGGAGGAACCGCTCGCGCACCTGCCCTTCAACTTCCACCTGATCCAGATGCCCTGGGACGCCCGCGAGATTCGCGCCTTCGTGGACGGGTACGACGCGGCCTGCCGGGAGGCGCACTCGTGGCCCAACTGGGTGCTGGGGAACCACGACCAGCACCGTTTCAAGACGCGGGTGGGCGCCGATCAATACCGCGTCGCCCAGACGCTGCTGCTCACCCTGCGCGGCACGCCCACCGTCTACTACGGCGACGAGATCGGCATGGAGAACGTCCCCGTCCCCTTCGAGCAGATGGTGGACCCGGCGGGCCTGCAGCAGCCCGACGTGCCCAGCGCCAGCCGCGACCCCGAGCGCACGCCGATGCAGTGGGACGCCTCGCCGAATGCGGGCTTCGCGCCGGAGGAGGTGACTCCCTGGCTGCCGGTCGCGGAGAACTTCCGCGAGGTCAACGTCGCCGCGCAGGAGGCCGACCCCGCGAGCGACCTGCACTACTTCCGGGCGCTGACCCGGCTACGGCGCGAGCATCCGGCGCTGGTGGGCGGCGAGTACCGCTCGCTGGACACCGGGCACGCGGACGTGTTCGCCTTCGAGCGCACGTTGGAGGGCGCACGGCTGGCGGTCCTGCTCAATTTTGGCGGGGAGGCGCGGGCAGTGAAAGTCGGCCCCGGCGAGACGCTGCTGAGCAGCCTGGGGGATCGGCCGGAGGCAGGGGCAGACCTGCGCTCAAATGAGGCGCGGATCGTGCGGCTGGCCTGA
- a CDS encoding transcription elongation factor GreA, which produces MTRERISMTQRGYDKLRETLEHLKTTRREQISEYMGSAIADGDLRESAAYDEARMQQSENESRIVEIEDQLERALIVAEDSSGGIGLGARVRVRDEKGQERQFELVGTYEVDVLKGKISDASPIGQALLGRREGDVVPVPLPKGTAKFEVLEVTYS; this is translated from the coding sequence ATGACCAGAGAACGCATTTCCATGACCCAGCGCGGCTACGACAAGCTGCGTGAGACGCTCGAACATCTCAAGACCACCCGGCGCGAGCAGATCAGCGAGTACATGGGCTCGGCCATCGCCGACGGCGACCTGCGCGAGAGTGCCGCCTACGACGAGGCCCGCATGCAGCAGAGCGAGAACGAATCGCGCATCGTCGAGATTGAGGACCAGCTCGAACGCGCCCTGATCGTGGCCGAGGACTCCTCCGGCGGCATCGGCCTGGGCGCCCGCGTGCGGGTGCGCGACGAGAAGGGCCAGGAGCGGCAGTTCGAACTCGTGGGCACCTACGAGGTCGACGTCCTGAAGGGCAAGATCAGCGACGCCAGCCCCATCGGTCAGGCGCTGCTGGGCCGCCGCGAGGGAGACGTGGTGCCCGTGCCGCTGCCCAAGGGCACGGCCAAGTTTGAGGTCCTGGAAGTCACCTACAGCTGA
- a CDS encoding S1 RNA-binding domain-containing protein, with translation MVQLDPGAVVEGRVTRVTDFGAFIQFENGETGLVHISQIAHSFVRNIHDHVREGETIEVKVLGRDERGRLDLSIKELLEEPEEVPRPRAIGRQSPQFEAKLRSFMRDAKERTTSGGGGGKRGATPGKRKK, from the coding sequence TTGGTGCAGCTTGATCCCGGCGCGGTCGTCGAGGGCCGCGTCACGCGCGTGACCGATTTCGGGGCGTTTATCCAGTTCGAGAACGGTGAGACGGGCCTCGTCCACATCTCGCAGATTGCCCACTCCTTCGTCCGCAACATCCATGACCATGTCCGCGAGGGCGAGACGATCGAGGTCAAGGTGCTGGGCCGCGACGAGCGGGGCCGACTCGACCTCTCCATCAAGGAGCTGCTCGAAGAGCCCGAGGAGGTGCCGCGTCCCCGCGCCATCGGGCGCCAGAGCCCGCAGTTTGAGGCCAAGCTGCGGTCCTTCATGCGTGACGCCAAGGAGCGCACCACGAGCGGCGGTGGCGGCGGCAAGCGCGGCGCCACTCCCGGCAAGCGCAAGAAGTAA
- a CDS encoding S1C family serine protease: MKKNLSLLALTGTLALGTFVGFELSERTSAQVTGALPATSAPATSGTSTTSDTSATADASRARTQSETNTVQVVKARQDGVVYVEVTDRGGDSSPQAQLRRDMQERFGFELPQQGPQESAGSGFFVNAQGDILTNNHVVEGADEITIRLHGSNQSYTAKVVGRAPDFDLALIRAEGLPREAIRPIPLGQVEGLEVGLKAIALGAPFGLEFSVSEGIISSLERTVPVGAKGVEQNVIQTDAAINPGNSGGPLLDSAGQVIGVNTQILTGGIGQSAGVGFAVPVDTVRRLLPQLQRGGEVQTPTLGLGFRDVTSFTAEERQQAGLPDQGAVVLQVYPGSPAERAGLRGSTASTGQGNEPVQGGDVIVAVDGQPLEDASDLPRAVIGKQIGDTLRLTVQRDGQQREVTVPLQAFALPESGE; this comes from the coding sequence ATGAAGAAGAACCTCTCCCTGCTGGCCCTGACCGGGACGCTCGCGCTGGGCACCTTCGTGGGCTTCGAACTCTCCGAACGCACCAGCGCCCAGGTGACGGGGGCATTGCCCGCCACATCGGCGCCCGCAACTTCGGGCACCTCCACTACCAGCGACACTTCCGCCACCGCCGACGCCTCCCGCGCCCGCACCCAGTCCGAGACGAACACCGTACAGGTGGTCAAGGCCCGGCAGGACGGCGTGGTCTATGTCGAGGTCACGGACCGGGGCGGCGACAGCAGCCCGCAGGCGCAGCTCCGGCGAGACATGCAGGAACGCTTCGGTTTCGAGCTGCCCCAGCAGGGCCCCCAGGAGAGCGCGGGCAGCGGCTTTTTCGTGAACGCGCAGGGCGACATCCTGACGAACAACCACGTCGTGGAGGGCGCCGACGAGATCACCATCCGCCTGCACGGCAGCAACCAGTCGTATACGGCGAAGGTGGTGGGCCGCGCCCCCGACTTCGACCTCGCGCTGATCCGCGCCGAGGGCCTGCCGCGTGAGGCCATCCGGCCGATCCCGCTGGGGCAGGTCGAGGGGCTGGAGGTGGGCCTCAAGGCCATCGCGCTGGGCGCCCCCTTCGGGCTGGAATTCAGCGTGTCGGAGGGCATCATCTCCAGCCTGGAACGCACCGTGCCCGTGGGGGCCAAGGGCGTCGAGCAGAATGTGATCCAGACCGACGCGGCGATCAACCCCGGCAACTCGGGCGGGCCGCTGCTCGACTCGGCGGGGCAGGTCATCGGCGTGAACACCCAGATTCTGACCGGGGGCATCGGCCAGAGCGCGGGCGTGGGCTTCGCGGTCCCGGTGGACACCGTGCGCCGCCTTCTCCCGCAGCTTCAGCGCGGCGGCGAGGTCCAGACGCCCACCCTGGGCCTGGGCTTCCGGGACGTGACGAGTTTCACGGCCGAGGAGCGGCAGCAGGCGGGCCTGCCTGATCAGGGCGCGGTCGTCCTTCAGGTTTACCCCGGCAGCCCCGCCGAGCGGGCCGGACTGCGCGGCAGCACCGCCTCCACCGGGCAGGGGAACGAACCCGTGCAGGGCGGCGACGTGATCGTCGCGGTGGACGGTCAGCCGCTGGAAGACGCCTCCGACCTGCCCCGCGCGGTGATTGGCAAGCAGATCGGGGACACCCTGCGCCTCACCGTGCAGCGGGATGGGCAGCAGCGCGAGGTGACGGTGCCGCTGCAAGCCTTCGCCCTGCCCGAGAGCGGGGAATAA
- a CDS encoding FAD-binding dehydrogenase — MTQETQADVIVVGAGLAGLVAAAEIADAGRRVLLLDQEGEQNLGGQAHWSFGGLFLVDSPEQRRLGIRDSRELAWTDWQNTAGFDRADDHWPRAWAEAYVDFAAGEKRSWLTDMGLRFFPAVGWAERGFQGAGGPGNSVPRFHITWGTGPGVLEPFVRRVQEHAAAGRVQMRFRHRVRGLIEEGGAVVGVYGDVLEASDVGRGEASSRVVVDDFALRAGAVVVTSGGLGGNLARVRRNWPAARMGPPPAFLLSGVPQHVDGELQAQVAAQGASLIHPDRMWHYTEGLRNWDPIWPHHGIRVLPGPSSLWLDPTGRRLPHPHYPGADTLGTLSYITGQGYPYTWFLLNRAIIKKEFALSGSEQNPDLTGRDLRRTLGRVGRAVQAPVQAFLDHGEDFVTAPDLPGLIAGMNRLTGTDLVDLATVEREVRERDLQVLNRAGKDPQLALVRGARALVGERLIRVVPPAPLLDPAHSPLIAVRMNILTRKTLGGLETDLQGRVLRPGGDPIPGLYAAGEVAGFGGGGMHGYRSLEGTFLGGCLFSGQVAGRASAGAV, encoded by the coding sequence GTGACCCAGGAGACGCAGGCAGACGTGATCGTGGTGGGCGCGGGCCTCGCCGGGCTGGTGGCCGCCGCTGAGATTGCCGACGCGGGACGGCGGGTGCTGCTGCTCGACCAGGAGGGCGAACAGAACCTCGGGGGGCAGGCCCACTGGTCCTTCGGGGGCCTCTTTCTGGTGGATTCGCCCGAGCAGCGGCGGCTGGGCATCCGCGACTCGCGCGAGCTGGCCTGGACCGACTGGCAGAACACGGCGGGCTTCGACCGCGCCGACGACCACTGGCCCAGGGCCTGGGCCGAGGCCTACGTGGACTTCGCGGCGGGCGAGAAGCGGAGCTGGCTGACGGACATGGGCCTGCGCTTCTTCCCGGCGGTGGGTTGGGCCGAGCGCGGGTTTCAGGGGGCGGGTGGCCCCGGCAACTCGGTGCCGCGCTTCCACATCACCTGGGGCACCGGGCCGGGCGTGCTGGAGCCCTTCGTGCGGCGGGTGCAGGAACACGCGGCGGCAGGACGTGTTCAGATGCGTTTCCGCCACCGCGTCCGTGGCCTGATTGAAGAGGGCGGCGCGGTTGTGGGCGTGTACGGCGACGTGCTGGAGGCCTCCGATGTAGGCCGGGGCGAGGCCAGTTCGCGCGTCGTCGTGGACGATTTCGCGCTGCGGGCGGGCGCGGTCGTCGTGACCTCGGGGGGGCTGGGGGGCAACCTCGCACGGGTGCGGCGCAACTGGCCTGCGGCGCGGATGGGACCGCCGCCCGCCTTCCTGCTCAGCGGGGTGCCCCAGCATGTGGACGGCGAGTTGCAGGCCCAGGTCGCCGCCCAGGGCGCCAGCCTGATTCACCCCGACCGCATGTGGCACTACACCGAGGGGCTGCGCAACTGGGACCCCATCTGGCCGCACCACGGCATCCGGGTGCTGCCGGGGCCGAGCAGCCTGTGGCTGGACCCGACCGGGCGGCGGCTGCCACACCCTCACTACCCCGGCGCGGACACGCTGGGCACGCTGTCGTACATCACGGGTCAGGGTTACCCTTACACCTGGTTCCTGCTCAACCGGGCGATCATCAAGAAGGAATTCGCCCTCTCCGGTTCCGAGCAGAACCCAGACCTGACGGGCCGCGACCTGCGGCGCACGCTGGGCCGGGTGGGGCGGGCGGTGCAGGCCCCCGTGCAAGCGTTCCTCGACCACGGCGAGGACTTCGTGACGGCCCCCGACCTGCCCGGCCTCATTGCGGGAATGAATCGCCTGACCGGAACGGACCTCGTGGACCTTGCCACCGTCGAGCGGGAGGTGCGGGAGCGGGACCTGCAAGTGCTCAACCGGGCGGGCAAAGACCCACAACTCGCGCTGGTGCGGGGAGCGCGGGCGCTCGTCGGTGAGCGGCTGATCCGGGTGGTGCCGCCCGCTCCACTCCTTGACCCCGCCCACAGCCCGCTGATCGCCGTTCGCATGAACATCCTGACCCGCAAGACGCTGGGCGGTCTGGAAACCGACCTCCAGGGCCGGGTGCTGCGGCCCGGCGGCGACCCCATCCCTGGCCTGTACGCGGCGGGCGAGGTCGCGGGCTTCGGCGGGGGCGGCATGCACGGCTACCGCTCGCTGGAGGGAACGTTCCTGGGAGGCTGCCTCTTTTCCGGGCAGGTGGCCGGGCGGGCGAGCGCGGGGGCGGTGTAG
- a CDS encoding phage holin family protein, with translation MGFLIRLLVNALALYLVTRVYGGVSFAPGADVVSIILAALVLGIVNALIRPVLLLLSLPVNVLTLGLFTLVVNGVVLWLVAGLTALNVAGFGAAIVGALILTVISWLLDLVLGALGLDN, from the coding sequence ATGGGCTTCTTGATTCGGCTGCTGGTCAACGCGCTGGCGCTGTACCTCGTGACGCGGGTGTACGGCGGGGTCAGCTTCGCGCCGGGGGCGGACGTGGTGAGCATCATCCTGGCTGCGCTGGTGCTGGGCATCGTGAACGCGCTGATCCGCCCGGTGCTGCTGCTGCTCAGCCTGCCCGTCAACGTACTGACGCTGGGCCTCTTTACCCTGGTCGTGAACGGCGTGGTGCTATGGCTGGTGGCGGGACTGACGGCGCTGAACGTGGCGGGCTTCGGAGCCGCCATCGTGGGAGCGCTGATCTTGACGGTGATCTCCTGGCTGCTGGACCTCGTGCTGGGCGCCCTGGGGCTGGACAATTGA